The stretch of DNA TGGCTGCCAAGCGCCCAAATGAGCCCGGCCGCCGCGACGCCCCCCAGGATAGCAAAGGGCGTCGCGTAGCCTAGCTGTTCGGCTGGCATTTCGATGAAAACCATGTCATGAACGCCCCAGCTAGCGGCGACGTTGCGGATTGCCTCTGCATTGAGTGCCGAGACAAGCTGTAACGCGTTGTACACCGCATGGAAGACGACGCACGGGATCAACGAACCGGTACGGACAGCGATAAGTCCCAGCAAGAAGCCTACAGGAGCCGCGGCGAGCGACTGCTGGAGCACCGTGTGGGCGGCGCCGAAGAAGACCGCCGTCATCAGAACGCCGCCCAGGTCGCCAAGCGACTTGCGCAAACCCGAGAGCACAACGCCGCGGAACGCAAGCTCTTCGCAAACCGCCGGCAGCACGGCGAGCAGCAGCACCGTTAGAGCGATTGAAGGCGAGTCCGTGATCCATCGCGAAACCTCGCCCAACTGGGCCTCGACCCCTTCCGGCAAGGGATAGAGCCCCTGGATGCCCGTCTTGAGCCGCTCACTCAGCGGGATCAGGCAGAGGGCAGCGAGGGCGGCGACAGCGATGTCCCGACCGCGAACGGGACCCTTAAGCAGCAGGCTGCGGAGCGGGTCGCGCGTCAGCAACCAAGCCACCGCCAGGGCCGGCGCCAGGATCTGGAGCTGCGAGAGGATGGTTAGGACCGCCAGATAGCCGAAGCCCGATTCGCCCTGGATCGGCGCCGGCATCAGCGGCGTCAGCAAGGACCGCAACAGGAAGATCCCAGCGACGCACGCCATCGCGGCGGCGGCGGAGGGCGTCTCGCCCCGGCGGCGGACCATCGCGGCGAGCTGGGCCTTGGGGCTGAAGCGCTCGCTCTCACGGAACAGCACCGACTCCTGGTTGAACTGCGACACCGCCCACCGCATCGCCAACCAGCAACAGACCGCCGTCACCGCGATCACCGGGGCGAGGTAGAGCGCGGCTTGCGCGACTTGGCCCTCGATCGTCGCCCGCAGCAGCAACACGAGCCCCATTACGGGGACTAGGCTGTTGCCGAGGTTGAGTTCGACGCCCGGCGCCGTGGGCATCAGCATCAGCGGCGTCGCGGCGAGGAACAGCGGCATGAAGTAGTACTGCCCCTCCTTCGTGCTCCGCGCGTACGCCGCGCAAGCGAGCGACAGGGCGCTGAACAGCGCCGACATCGGCAGCACCGCGACCACCAGCCAGAGCATCGCCGACACCGGCGGCGGAGCGAACGCGGCGCCGAGGCCCGCCATTCCGGCCAGCTGACCCATCAGCACCTTGGCCGTCAAAGCGAGGCTCGCCAGGTTCAATAGCGCCGTGAAGATGCTGAAAGTCATCACCGTCAGCAGCTTGCCGCCGACAATCTCGCTGCGCCGCGCGGGGCTCGCCAGCAGCGTCTCGAGCGTGCCGCGTTCCTTCTCGCCAGCACAGAGGTCGATCGCGGGGTAAAACGCCCCGGTGAGCGCCCATAGGAAGACAATGAACGGCAGCAGCTTGGCCCACAGCTGGGCGTTGCGGGATTCCTTCGGCGCCACATCGACCTGGTCGACCGAGAAGGGCTGTGTCGCCGCAATCGGCACGTTGCGGGCCCGCAGGTTGCCGGCGACAACGGCGTCGCTCCAACGCCGCAACAAGCTCGTTACGCGCAGGCCGGCGAGCTGTGACGACTCACGGCTCGAGTTGAACCGGACGGCGGGCTGTGGCGGCGCTACCGCGGCGGCGTCGGTCGTCTCGGCTTCGCGCGAACGCTCGACGCCCTCGGCAAAGTCGTCAGGAAAACAGATCGCGGCGTCGATCTCACCGCCGGCGACCGCCGCCTCGGCCATAGCAAGCCGCTCGCCGGCCGGCGCCGACCGCTCCTCGACTTTCAGCCGCCCGCGTTCTTCTGGGTCGATAAACAGGTCGGCCGCGAATCGGTCCCCGTCCACCAGCGCCGGCAGCCCCTCGACGTCGCGCAGTTCGTCGGCGCCGTAGATGGCGACCTTGCCCGTCGTCTGACGCATGAACTGCGCCAGCTGGAACATGCTGGTCCCCAGCAGCGGGTACATCAGCACCGGCAGCACCGCGACCATGAACAGCGTCCGCCGATCGCGGAACTGATCACGGATCTCACGCTGCCAAATCCAGAGGACGTTGCGCAGATTCATGGAGGGGATGGGGGGATGGTCTATCGCTGTAGTTGTCGCGGGTTTTGTTCAGGCCGCCGATGGAGGGTTTGTCGATTTGGGGAGATGGGGGGATGGCGGTTCGTAACGGGGAGTCCTTCAGCTAAATGAGTAATTCTGTAGGAGGGGTCTCTGACGCCGATTGCGGTCTCTTGGCCATTTCGGCATGGTGCGCGTAATCGGCGTCGGAGACGCCTCCTATAAACAAGCTCCACACCGCGTCGGGCCGCCCCGCCAATCGTCCATCCCCATTATCCCCCCACACCCCCATCATCTCCCTTCCTTTCGATCGCCTCGCGTTCAGCGTTCGAGACGAGGTGGAAGAACAGCTCTTCTAAGTCATCCTCGCCGTGGCGCTCGCGGAGGTCGTCCATCGGGCCGCAGTCGATGATCTTGCCGCGGTACATCACGGCGATGCGGTCGCAGATGCGCTGGACCTCGCTCATGATGTGCGTGGAGAAGACGACGCACTTTCCTTCGTCGCGTAGCTCGGCGACCGCGTCGAGCGACGCCCGCGCGGCAAAGGCGTCGAGACCGTTAGTCGCTTCGTCGAAGACGATCACCGGCGGGTCGTGGACTAGCGCACGGGCGATCGAGGTTTTCTGCTTCATGCCGGTGGACATCTTCGCGCCAAGCGTGTCGCGGAGGTCGTCCATCCGCAGCTTGGTGAATAGCCACTCCATCCGGTCACGCAGCTGCGCCGGCGCGAGGCCGTGCAGGCGGCCGAAGTACTCGACGAACTCCCACGCCGTCATCCGGTCGTAGACGGCCGTGTTCGCCGAGATGAAGCCGATCTGATTGCGGACCAGCTCGGCCTGCTCGACGCAGTCGAAGCCGTTCACCCGGGCGACGCCGGCCGTCGGCTTTAGCAGCGTCGTGAGAATCCGCAGCGCGGTCGTCTTGCCGGCGCCGTTGGGGCCGAGGAGGCCAAAGACCTCGCCCGAGTGCGCCGAGAACGACAGATGATCGACGGCCAGCACTTCGCCGCGCGCCAAGTCATCGTACGCCTTGGTGAGATCGACGACCTCGACCATCGGGCGGCCGAGGGGCGGCGTCTCGGCGTCAACCGTCTCTACGGGGCTCGTCACAGGAGGCATAGGCGACGGGCGGCGCGAAACGGGGACGGTCGTGCGGGTTCTTTCGGTTGGAGGGCGCTAAGCCGCAATCGCCAGTGTTCATGACCGGCCGCTCGCGGCTTAGCGCCCCCTCAGACCTCAACCCTAGCTCACTACCGGAAGCTTCGGCAGTCCCTTGTGGGCGGCTTTGACGGCCCGCATTTCGTGCTCAGGGTCGACCAACTCGTAATGAACGTTCCGCTGCCGGGGGGTGAACCCCAGCTCTTCGATGGCGCCGCGGATGTCGTCGAGGGTGAGGAAGTGAACGGTCCCGGCCTCGGCGACGACGTTCTCCTCGATCATCAGGCTCCCCATGTCGTTGGCGCCGTAGAGCATCGCCATCTGGCCGACCTTGAGCCCCTGCGTCACCCAGCTCGATTGGAGGTTGGCGAAGTTGTCGAGATAGAGCCGCGCGACAGCGTTGGTCTTGAGGTACTCGTGGGCGCCGGCCGGCGGCAGGTGGTCGAGCTGCGTGTTATCACGCTGGAAGGTCCAGCAGATGAACGCGGTGAATCCCTTGTGGCCCGCCGCAAGCGACTCGTCTTGCAGGTCGCGCAACCGGTCGAGGTGTTCGATCCGTTCTTCGAGCGTCTCGACGTGACCGAACATCATCGTCGCGCTGCTGCGGCCGCCGAGCTGGTGCCACTCGCGCATCACGTTCAGCCAGTCGTCCGACAGCACCTTGCCGCGGGTGATCTCTTTACGGACGCGATCGACCAGGATCTCGGCGCCGCCGCCGGGGAGGCTCCCCATGCCGGCCGCCATCAACCGCTCAAGCACTTCGCGAAGCGGCAGCTTGTTGATCTTGGTGAAGTGATGGATCTCCGGCGGGCTGAAGGCGTGCAGGTTGACCTGCGGGAACGCCCGCTTGATCTCGCCGAGCATCGACTCGTACCACTCGAGCTTGTACTCGGGGTGCAGGCCGCCTTGCAGCAGCGTCTGCTCGCCGCCGAGCTCGACCGTCTCTTGCACCTTCTTGAGGATCTCGTCGATCGAGAGGACGTAGCCCTCGTCCGACTTGGGCCCGCGGTAGAACGCGCAGAAGTCGCACACCGCGGTGCAGACGTTCGTGTAGTTGATGTTGCGATCGATGTTGTAGGTGCGGTGCGGCTCGGGATGGAGCCGGCGCGTCACCTCGTCGGCCGCGCGGCCCAACGAGGCGAGGCTCGCTTCCTTGAGGAGTCGCACGCCCTCGTCGCGCGTGAGGCGCTGACCTTCGGCGGCTTTGGCGAGAATCTCTTGGACGCTGATAGCGGCGATCATCGGACGGGCAGTGGTGTTGCAGTCGTGTTGGAGTTCGACGCGTCGGGGAGCAGCCCGGCCTCGCGGCACTGCTGGCGGAACAGCTCGAGGCCACGCCGCTCGCGCGGGCCGAGCGTGAACCGCAGGTTCTGGCGAAGGTAACGCTCGGCGTGCTCGACCGTAAGCCCGAGCGGCGGGCCTTCTTGCTGAGCGATTGCGGAGAAGGCGACGAAGCCGTCGTCCCGCATCGCCTCGAACAACGCCGCGAGCGCCGCGCCGTCCACGTTCGGACGCGCAGCCCACACGGCGAAGACGAACGGCAGGCCCGTGTCGCGGCGCCATTCTTCGGCGAGGTCCCATTCGGCAACGAACTGCTCTCGCAACTCAGCAGCCGGCGTGTGCATCGCGCGGTCGCCAATGAGGAGCACCGCGTCCGCGTCGGAATCGCCAAGCCCGGCGCCGATCGGCAAACGCGAGCGCTGCGGCTCGACGCCGACACGACGCAAGAGCAGGAGGCGACTCAGGGCCGCGCTCGTCCGCGACCCTTCGTCGAGCGCGAGCGTCCTCACCTCGGCGGGCGGGCGACGGAAGTAGACCTTCACGCTGCTCACCGGCCCGTCGGCCGCGACGCAGGCGTCCGAAACAATCCGCCAGTCGGGCGCCGCCAGCGCCTCGAACGCCGGCACCAGGGCCGCGTCGAGCCGCGCCGCCGTGAGCGAATCGGCAAGCCGGCTCGGCAGGTCTTTCAAGAGCCGCACGCCACGAAGCGCCGCCTCCGACTCGGCTAGCCGGCGGGCGTGCTCCTCGAAGCGATGGATCAGCGGCTTCGAGTTCAGGTAGTTCACCGCCCCGACGCGGAGCGGCTCGAACGGCTTCATCGGCGGGGCAGGGGGGGTGAGGGCGAGATCGTTCAGTCGGAAGCGTAACCGCAGCGGACGCGGTCAGTTTAACCCCTGCGCGCGAGCGGCAGAATGCCGCGGACAATCGTCCATCGCGCCAGACCCGCGCCAGATCGCCGAGGATGCGTTCTAACGGGCGATTGCGCCGCCGGTGGACAAACGTACCGATCGCGTCATCGGCTCGAAATTCAAGCCATTGAGCAGCATCGCCGCTCAGCGGTGCGTTTAGCTCGCCACCTCGCTGTATCCTACTTCATTTTGCCGTAGCGTCGATCGCAGAGACGCGGAGGCGCAGAGGATAGGCAGCGAAGACTCACGCCAAGCCGGCAAGGCGCAAAGACAAAGTCGTTGAGAAATGAGCGTAGCCGCAAACGACCGCACAGCAACGCGTTCATTGCGGCTTTGCCTGAGTCTTGAAGGCATCCAACTCTGCGCCTCTGCGTCTCTGCGCGAGACGTCCCCACGTTGCTCCGTGGATCAGAGCGAGGCTAGAAACGCTACGGCCAAGTGAAGCACGCTCTAGGTCGATCCAAGAGCACGCTTTGCCTCAACGCAGCCTTGACCTAGTAGAACTCTAACCGGTTGAATGCCCGCACGCCGCGGTAGAGCGGCACCACCGTGGCGGTTAGCCCGACCGCTACCGCTAGGCCAGCGCCCAGCACGAGCCACAGGTCGAGGTATTTTTCGCTCAAGAACTCCGAGCTGATCGCGCTGGAGTGGGCGATCAATTTGAAATGGCACGGCAGCGCCGTCAACGAGACGATCAGGATGATGTAGACCGCGCTGAGCACGAGGTTGAGCGTGCCGCCGAATCCCGCGGCGATCTTCGAGGGGCTCGACTCGTGGAAGTTGGGCATCATCGCTCCCAAACCCACGGCCAGCGCGGCCAACCCGACACAAAGCAGCACGGTCGTCAGTTGGTGAACGCCCACCACCAATGCTGAGACGTGCAACATCAAGTCGCTGAGCAGGATCAGTAGGGCGCAGGGGAGCCACGACCCGAGCGCGGCGAACACGAACTTGCTCCACACGATGGTGTCGCGGCTCACCGGCATCAGCCCGAGGACCCAAAACCGACGACCCTCGAGGCTGAGCATCGGGTAGATGAACCGTGTCGTGAAGGTCGAAAGGATGAGCCCCACCACCGCTAGGTTGAGGAAGCTGACGAGGTTCACCCAGGTGGCGTGCTCGATGTCGCCGGCGGTGACGCGGAACTGATCGACGTTGAGAAAATACAGCCCCAAAAGGCCGAAGAAGATCAAGAACTGCGACCACTGCACGGGGTCGCGTCGCAACAGGCGCCAGTCCTTCATTAGCAAGAGCCGCACCTGCTGTGGAAAGGGCTGGAGGAACCAAGCGGCGACGCGATCGACCCATGCCGCGCCGGCGCGGCGCGGACGACGCGGACGGCACTCGAGCTGACTGAACCCCGAACGGAAGGTTCGCCTCGCCACGGTCGTGAGGATCAATCGGCCCATCAACGCGTTGGTCACCAGTAGCGCCAGCGATAGGAGGGACCGCACCACCGGCGTGTCTCGCAGCGGCGTGGGCAGCCGCGGCGACGCTTGAGCCGCGTCGATCAAACCGTCGCTGAGCCACGAGCTGGGGAGCCATTCTTCGCGCGTAAAACGAAACTTGCGGATCGTGTCGAGGAAGAACTGGTCCTCGAACAACTCCTTCCGGTCGACGGCGATCGTTTCCCAGATAGCGGCGCCCGCGGCCAACATCGACAGCGTCGCAACGACCAGCACGACCGCTACCCGCACATGAGCAAGCTTGTAGATCAGCAGCAGGCAGCACAACGCGCCGATCACGCAGGGAATGTAAACGAACGACGCGATCAGCGGTGCGATCAGAACGTAGTAGTGCCACGGCGCCCCCACCGAGATGCCGTAGGCGAGCGTCAGCGGGCTGGCGAGCAGGAAGAAGCCCCAACTGCTGAAGAGCGTCGCCTCTTGAAACTTGTGCAGCACGATCCGCTCTTCGCGAGCGGGTGTGGTGAGCAAGAATCGAGTCTCGTCGGAGCTGAAGAGGCCGCCGTAGAGGATGATGCCCGACGAGAAAACGAGCATCACGTTGAGCGACGCGAAGAACAGGTGGAACACGAACTCCACCGTCTTGGCGTGGTAGACCTCGCCGGGGCGGGCGATATTCTCACGCAGGAAGTCGAAGCCGACGTAAAACAGCGCAAACAGCCCGCACCAGAAGAAGATACTCAGCCCCACGACCAGCAGCGTCCGCAGGCGAGCCGTCGCCATCAGCTGTCGCAAGTGAGCGACCGTCTCCGTCGCGCGGATGCGGCGGAACAGGGCCGCTTCGACCCGTGGGTCGATCTCGTTTCCGGCTGGATTTGCGGACAGCCTCGCGTTGCTCCCAGCGGGGTTGTTCATTCGGTCCCATCGAGCATGGAAGGGGGTTCGACCTGATGCGTGGCCTCTTCCTCCGCGGTGACGCCGCCGACGTTCTCGCCAACAATCGATAAGTAGAGCGATTCGAGAGATTGCCCTTCGGCGTGATACTTGTGCCGCAGCTCCTCGACCGTCCCCAAGAAGATCAGTTTGCCCTGCTGCATCACGCCGATGCGATCGGCGATCTCCTCCGCCGCGGCGAGGGTGTGGGTCGACATGAAGATGCTCGTGCCCGACGCAGTGCGTTCGCGAAGCAGGTCCTTCACGAGGCGGATGCTATGCGGGTCGAGCCCCACTAGCGGCTCATCGACAATCAACACCGGTGGGTCGTGCAGCAGGGCGGCGGCGAACACCGTCCGCTGCTTCATGCCGTGCGAATAGCTCTCGGCAAGCTCGTCGGCAAACCGGCCGAGACCGAAGCGCTCGATCTCGCGATCGATCGCCGCGGCCGCCTCACGGCGCGACATGCCGTGCATCTCGGCGACAAAGCTGAGGAACTCGCGTCCTGAAAGCTTGTCGTAGAGGTAGGGCTCGTCGGGGACGTAGCCGATACGGCTGGTGGCTTCGCGGACTTGTGAGACCGTGTCGAAACCGTCGATGAGGACGCGACCGGAGGCCGGCCTGAGCAGGCCGACCATCATCTTGATCGTGGTCGTCTTACCGGCGCCGTTGTGGCCCAAGAGGGCGAACAGCTCTCCCGACTCGATCCGTAGATCGAGACCCCGCACCGCGAGCGTGTCGCCGTAGCTGCGAGAGACGCCTTCGAACTGGATCATCGACTGTCGGCCGCTATCGGTTGAGGGCCGCGTTGACGCCCAAGGAGGCTGGTACGGAAATTGGCGGCGCCCCATCGGCTTGGAGACGCCCCTCGGCGTCCGGCGCGGCCGCGACCGACGACGGCGCCACCGTGGCGTACTTCTCCAACTCCAACAGCGACGCGAGTTCGGCTGACGTTTCATCCGACTCGCGGTGGAACGTGATCTTGCTGCCGAGGAAGTGCGTCTCCTGTTTAAGGATGCGGCCATCGGTCGCGACAAACAAGTCCGCCCGCAGGCGGCCCTCGTCGGTGCTGCCGGTCACTTCCGACGAGCGGAACTGCACACGCCATACGTCGGTGCTAACGCCGTTGTAGGTCAGTCGCAGGGGCTCGGTCACTTCGGCGATGATTAGCTCGGTGGGCTCACTAGGCGACCCAAAAGGGCTGTAGACCTCTTGCACCCAACGCCGGCCTTCGTAGAGCGGCAGCAACCGGCCGCTGGGCGTGACGTCGCCGCCGAGGACACTATTGCCTGGCCAAGGGTGGTCGTAACGCTTCGTGAGATCGCCGACACGGATCGTCAGCTTCATCATCTTGTCGAGGACGCGCCCGCGGATGTCGATCGGCACCTCGGGGCGGGTCAATTGCAGTTTCGAATGGAACGACGAGAGCTCGTCCAATCCGTCGTAGACGGTGGTCGTCCGCATGGTGAGCGAGATATTGCGGAGCGTCTTGAGCATCGGCGCCAGCCAGACCGGGGCGCCGGGAGGGGCCTCGATGTGATCGAGCTTCATCAGGCTATGGACTTCCTTGACGCCCCCTTCACCAGGCACCGCCTGGAGCACGGCGAGGCCGCAGCCTTTGCCGCCGATTTCGATTCGCCAGGCAACGGGCTCGACCTGATTCGTCGGCCGGGTCGCGGGGGCGTCCCCTCGATAGAAGGGCGGTAAGATCCGGTCGGTGACGAGCCAACTCATGGCGGCTAGCCAACCAACGATCACCACACCCGTGTAAAGCCGATTCCCTACCACCCCGGAAATCTCCGTAGAAAGCCGCAATCTAGGCCGACTGGAAGAAGCAGTCCGACGCCGCAACAGCCCCTCTTAGTTCCTTATAAACCAGCGAGCGGAGCGCACGTGCCCAGGAAAGCTGCCAGGAAGGAAGATTTCCCCGGAACCTCGCCGCCCGTTCGGTGATCCTACCCGGTAAGCCCCGCGACTGCGACCCGAACCCCCTCTTCAGGGGGTGGGCAGTGTGGTCTACCACATCTCGCAGTTCTGTTGGACGCCGGGGCCCAGATTGCGTAAACTGTTACCCTCAGGCTTTTCTTCCCCGAGTTACATGGAGGCTACTGCGATGCCAGGCTCGGTCTTTTACGTACAGCCTTGTCCCGCCTGCGGCCGTAATCTGCAGGTCCGTGTCGACTACCTAGGCAAAGGGATTGCCTGTCAGCATTGCAACGCAAGCTTCGTAGCGCAGCAGGCAACGCGTGCGCCGCGGGCTTCGGAATCGGGTCTCGCGCTGCTGGACCGCGCCGACGAACTGCTGCGCGCCGTTGAACGGCGTCGGCAAGAGATGGCCGCGGCGAATGCGGGTCGGTAATCAGGGACTAATTTTGGGTTTGGACCGATCCGCTACCTGACGGGCCCGGCTGGAACGCGCCCTGCTGATTGCTTGGGTTAATCACTGCTGCACAGCGCGTGCTAAGTCCTCGAAATAGTTCGGGTAAGTCTTGGCGGTGCAGCTGGGATTTGCGATGCGGACACCCTGTTGCTTGAGGCCTACGAGCGCGAGGCTCATCGCCATGCGGTGGTCGTCGTAGGTCTCGACCAGGGCGGGCCGCAGTTCGCCCGGTGTGATCACGAGCCCGTCGGGCTTCTCTTCGACCGACGCGCCGAGACGGCGCAGCTCGGTCGCGAGGTCGGCGATGCGGTCGGTCTCCTTGTGACGGTTGTGGGCGACGCCGGTCACTTCGGTTGGCCCGTCGGCAAACAGCGCGACCGCGGCGAGCGTCTGCACCGTGTCGCTGATGGCGTTCATATCGAGGGTGGCGCCGCGGAGCTTTTCGCCCGGCGCGGGGCCGATCACTTTGATCCCTTCGGCAAGAGGTTTGACGCGACAGCCCATCTTCTCGAGGCAATCGACGAACGCCACGTCGCCTTGCAACGCGTTGCGGGTGAGGCCATCGACCGTGACCTCACCGCCGCAAATCGCCGCGGCGGCCCAGAAGTAGCTCGCGGCGGAGGCATCGGGCTCGATGGCGTAGTCGCGCGGCTGATAGCTGCCAACCGGCTCGATCTCGAAGCGCGAGAGGTCGTCGGGCGCCGAGACCTCGACGCCAAACGACCGCATGACTTCGAGAGTCATCGCTACGTAGGGCTTGCTGACGAGTTCGCCCTCGATCTCGAGCGTCACCGGGCCGTCGGCGCAGGGACACGCCATCAGCAGACCGCTGAGGAACTGGCTCGAGATGTCGCCGCGCACCATCGCCGCGCCGCCCGGCAGGCCGTTGGCGTGGACATCGACGGGGGGGCAACCGCCGGGTGATTCGCAGCGCACTGTCGCGCCGAGCGCGTTGAGGGCTTTAACAAGGTCTCCGATCGGCCGCTCGCGCATCCGCGGCACGCCATCGAGCCGGAAGGCGCCGTGGCCGAGGGTCACCATCGCCGTGAGGAACCGCACCGTGGTGCCGCTGTTGCCGATGAAGAGGTCGGCTTCGATCGCCGGGATCTGACCCCCCGCGCCGGCGACTCGGAGCGTCGTCCCGTTGTCGGCGACATCGATCGGAATACCCAAGCGACCGAGCCCCTCGATCATCACATGCGTGTCATCGCTCACCAGCGCGCCGCTGAGCGTTGATTCGCCGTCCGCCAGCGCCGCGCACACCAACGCGCGGTTGGTAAGGCTCTTCGACCCCGGCGGCCGCACTGACGCGTTCAGCGGGCCGGCGACTGGCGTGATCTCGATCGAATCGGTGGACATGCAGGGAAGTCAATCAGGATTTGCAGGATCGACAGGATCAGGAACCTATTCGATAGATCCCGGCGACCCTGTCGAAGAAACTCAGGCGAGCCCCCGATGTTAATCGGGGGTGGAACCCGGAGACGGCGTGCCAGCTTCATTCAGCTTTCGACGTCGGCGTCTTTTCCTCAGCGGGCTTCGCTTCAGCCGGCTTCGTCTCCGCCTCCGGCTTTACCTCAGGGGCCTCCGGCTTCGCAGCGTCCTTCTTCTTCGGCGTCAGCACCAGCCGCACCTCGGTCCCCAACTCGGGGATGCGCTCCGTGAAAGGCTCGAACCACAGCTCGTTGTTGCTCGCGCTGCTCGGCGCGGGCACGTCGAGCATCGCGGAGCCGAAGTTCGAGACGCAAATGAAGTCGCCCGCGTCGGCTAGGTAGTGCTGCTTGCCCGAATCGGGGTCGGTCCAGAAGCCGCTGCCGGCGAAGACGAACGGGAGGTCCATCGCTTTCTTGGTGTCGGCGTTGCGGACCCAGTCCTGAGCGCGGGCCTTTTGGGGCTTGCCGTCGGCGGTCCACTCGATGCTGACCTCGATCTCCGTCCCGGTGGGCGGCTTGTACTCGGGCTGAAAGCGGACGGGCGTCCCCTCCTCGGCTCCAACCAGCAGCAGCCCCGTGTGGACAAGGTAGGCCTTCGTGTCGACCGCGACGACCGACTCGTGCTCCTTGGTCCCCGCGGGGCAGGCGAACATCTCCAGCACGCCCTCCCGCAGCACGACCTTGCCGTCAACCATCACACAGGTGCGGGCCTCGTCGATCCAGACGGGCGACTTGGGATCGAGCCGTTTGGCGTTCTC from Botrimarina mediterranea encodes:
- a CDS encoding ABC transporter permease subunit/CPBP intramembrane protease, which produces MNLRNVLWIWQREIRDQFRDRRTLFMVAVLPVLMYPLLGTSMFQLAQFMRQTTGKVAIYGADELRDVEGLPALVDGDRFAADLFIDPEERGRLKVEERSAPAGERLAMAEAAVAGGEIDAAICFPDDFAEGVERSREAETTDAAAVAPPQPAVRFNSSRESSQLAGLRVTSLLRRWSDAVVAGNLRARNVPIAATQPFSVDQVDVAPKESRNAQLWAKLLPFIVFLWALTGAFYPAIDLCAGEKERGTLETLLASPARRSEIVGGKLLTVMTFSIFTALLNLASLALTAKVLMGQLAGMAGLGAAFAPPPVSAMLWLVVAVLPMSALFSALSLACAAYARSTKEGQYYFMPLFLAATPLMLMPTAPGVELNLGNSLVPVMGLVLLLRATIEGQVAQAALYLAPVIAVTAVCCWLAMRWAVSQFNQESVLFRESERFSPKAQLAAMVRRRGETPSAAAAMACVAGIFLLRSLLTPLMPAPIQGESGFGYLAVLTILSQLQILAPALAVAWLLTRDPLRSLLLKGPVRGRDIAVAALAALCLIPLSERLKTGIQGLYPLPEGVEAQLGEVSRWITDSPSIALTVLLLAVLPAVCEELAFRGVVLSGLRKSLGDLGGVLMTAVFFGAAHTVLQQSLAAAPVGFLLGLIAVRTGSLIPCVVFHAVYNALQLVSALNAEAIRNVAASWGVHDMVFIEMPAEQLGYATPFAILGGVAAAGLIWALGSHDRGKPQVAARLGTAS
- a CDS encoding ABC transporter ATP-binding protein; translation: MVEVVDLTKAYDDLARGEVLAVDHLSFSAHSGEVFGLLGPNGAGKTTALRILTTLLKPTAGVARVNGFDCVEQAELVRNQIGFISANTAVYDRMTAWEFVEYFGRLHGLAPAQLRDRMEWLFTKLRMDDLRDTLGAKMSTGMKQKTSIARALVHDPPVIVFDEATNGLDAFAARASLDAVAELRDEGKCVVFSTHIMSEVQRICDRIAVMYRGKIIDCGPMDDLRERHGEDDLEELFFHLVSNAEREAIERKGDDGGVGG
- the mqnC gene encoding cyclic dehypoxanthinyl futalosine synthase, with protein sequence MIAAISVQEILAKAAEGQRLTRDEGVRLLKEASLASLGRAADEVTRRLHPEPHRTYNIDRNINYTNVCTAVCDFCAFYRGPKSDEGYVLSIDEILKKVQETVELGGEQTLLQGGLHPEYKLEWYESMLGEIKRAFPQVNLHAFSPPEIHHFTKINKLPLREVLERLMAAGMGSLPGGGAEILVDRVRKEITRGKVLSDDWLNVMREWHQLGGRSSATMMFGHVETLEERIEHLDRLRDLQDESLAAGHKGFTAFICWTFQRDNTQLDHLPPAGAHEYLKTNAVARLYLDNFANLQSSWVTQGLKVGQMAMLYGANDMGSLMIEENVVAEAGTVHFLTLDDIRGAIEELGFTPRQRNVHYELVDPEHEMRAVKAAHKGLPKLPVVS
- a CDS encoding menaquinone biosynthetic enzyme MqnA/MqnD family protein, which translates into the protein MKPFEPLRVGAVNYLNSKPLIHRFEEHARRLAESEAALRGVRLLKDLPSRLADSLTAARLDAALVPAFEALAAPDWRIVSDACVAADGPVSSVKVYFRRPPAEVRTLALDEGSRTSAALSRLLLLRRVGVEPQRSRLPIGAGLGDSDADAVLLIGDRAMHTPAAELREQFVAEWDLAEEWRRDTGLPFVFAVWAARPNVDGAALAALFEAMRDDGFVAFSAIAQQEGPPLGLTVEHAERYLRQNLRFTLGPRERRGLELFRQQCREAGLLPDASNSNTTATPLPVR
- a CDS encoding putative ABC transporter permease subunit, translated to MNNPAGSNARLSANPAGNEIDPRVEAALFRRIRATETVAHLRQLMATARLRTLLVVGLSIFFWCGLFALFYVGFDFLRENIARPGEVYHAKTVEFVFHLFFASLNVMLVFSSGIILYGGLFSSDETRFLLTTPAREERIVLHKFQEATLFSSWGFFLLASPLTLAYGISVGAPWHYYVLIAPLIASFVYIPCVIGALCCLLLIYKLAHVRVAVVLVVATLSMLAAGAAIWETIAVDRKELFEDQFFLDTIRKFRFTREEWLPSSWLSDGLIDAAQASPRLPTPLRDTPVVRSLLSLALLVTNALMGRLILTTVARRTFRSGFSQLECRPRRPRRAGAAWVDRVAAWFLQPFPQQVRLLLMKDWRLLRRDPVQWSQFLIFFGLLGLYFLNVDQFRVTAGDIEHATWVNLVSFLNLAVVGLILSTFTTRFIYPMLSLEGRRFWVLGLMPVSRDTIVWSKFVFAALGSWLPCALLILLSDLMLHVSALVVGVHQLTTVLLCVGLAALAVGLGAMMPNFHESSPSKIAAGFGGTLNLVLSAVYIILIVSLTALPCHFKLIAHSSAISSEFLSEKYLDLWLVLGAGLAVAVGLTATVVPLYRGVRAFNRLEFY
- a CDS encoding ABC transporter ATP-binding protein, with the protein product MIQFEGVSRSYGDTLAVRGLDLRIESGELFALLGHNGAGKTTTIKMMVGLLRPASGRVLIDGFDTVSQVREATSRIGYVPDEPYLYDKLSGREFLSFVAEMHGMSRREAAAAIDREIERFGLGRFADELAESYSHGMKQRTVFAAALLHDPPVLIVDEPLVGLDPHSIRLVKDLLRERTASGTSIFMSTHTLAAAEEIADRIGVMQQGKLIFLGTVEELRHKYHAEGQSLESLYLSIVGENVGGVTAEEEATHQVEPPSMLDGTE
- the aroA gene encoding 3-phosphoshikimate 1-carboxyvinyltransferase, with the translated sequence MSTDSIEITPVAGPLNASVRPPGSKSLTNRALVCAALADGESTLSGALVSDDTHVMIEGLGRLGIPIDVADNGTTLRVAGAGGQIPAIEADLFIGNSGTTVRFLTAMVTLGHGAFRLDGVPRMRERPIGDLVKALNALGATVRCESPGGCPPVDVHANGLPGGAAMVRGDISSQFLSGLLMACPCADGPVTLEIEGELVSKPYVAMTLEVMRSFGVEVSAPDDLSRFEIEPVGSYQPRDYAIEPDASAASYFWAAAAICGGEVTVDGLTRNALQGDVAFVDCLEKMGCRVKPLAEGIKVIGPAPGEKLRGATLDMNAISDTVQTLAAVALFADGPTEVTGVAHNRHKETDRIADLATELRRLGASVEEKPDGLVITPGELRPALVETYDDHRMAMSLALVGLKQQGVRIANPSCTAKTYPNYFEDLARAVQQ